A window from Argopecten irradians isolate NY chromosome 3, Ai_NY, whole genome shotgun sequence encodes these proteins:
- the LOC138318961 gene encoding E3 ubiquitin-protein ligase TRIM50-like, translated as MASNYNVDNVLTVPPLHRCKTCSSVLKDPVLLLCGHRVCKEPCLSQLIANPSQAQCPVTSCGVDIDQSEVTDDVVLRQAITEKVYETENNVGNFNNMESRNIAHAHNRISFQDQFDNITGDLTRIKEDNEKIRERTKSLMTIMGRTGQTRIEQHRELQAELRKHQYDILQNTSMIQNLRSDVSSYGRQVEMNTRQIETNTKEIEALRLQYRPCPKVIHPRNQPN; from the exons ATGGCATCTA ATTATAACGTTGACAATGTGCTCACCGTTCCACCGTTGCACCGGTGTAAAACATGTTCGTCTGTTCTTAAGGATCCCGTCCTGTTATTATGTGGACACAGGGTCTGTAAGGAACCGTGTTTGAGTCAGCTCATTGCAAATCCTTCACAGGCGCAATGTCCTGTTACGTCATGCGGTGTTGACATAGACCAATCAGAG GTGACAGACGACGTTGTCTTGAGGCAGGCTATCACAGAGAAG gtTTACGAGACGGAAAACAACGTTGGAAACTTTAACAACATGGAGTCAAGAAATATTGCACATGCGCATAATAGGATATCATTCCAG GATCAATTTGATAACATTACGGGGGACTTGACACGCATAAAAGAGGATAATGAAAAGATACGAGAGAGGACCAAATCCTTAATG ACAATAATGGGGAGGACTGGGCAAACGAGAATTGAACAACATCGAGAATTGCAAGCAGAGCTTCGAAAACATCAGTATGACATATTACAGAATACGAGCATGATACAAAATTTACGAAGTGATGTATCGAGCTATGGCAGACAGGTAGAAATGAACACCAGACAAATAGAAACCAACACCAAAGAAATAGAGGCTTTGCGACTGCAATATAGACCTTGTCCAAAAGTGATACATCCAA GAAACCAACCTAACTAA
- the LOC138318959 gene encoding TNF receptor-associated factor 3-like isoform X3, with product MSREELHNHNNECPLRKQSCRFKSMGCRFEGRGHEVEQHAQEGLLYHVELLLTTHADTGNEEEIDKLKKVLVSQGEKVINVERKLDSRVSNDSVETIKRDVTVVSQTAQAAKQRIETLERTIGTAGQTGGANVQVVERVEKHVGLLDVRMCEIDLQLQLLETINQEGVLMWKIRDYSRRKTEAVNGKTLSLYSQPFYTSQYGYKLCGRVYLNGDGTGKGTYLSFFVVVMKGDFDALLQWPFTLPVTLMILDENEMGNHVRETFTPNPASNSFRRPTTEMNVACRVPCFLQHTRLETDTYVKDNTIFLRAVVDCSKAKPLF from the exons ATGTCTAGAGAAGAG TTACACAATCATAACAACGAATGTCCACTTCGAAAACAGTCGTGTCGCTTTAAAAGTATGGGATGTCGCTTTGAG GGTCGAGGACATGAAGTTGAGCAACACGCTCAGGAGGGACTACTCTACCATGTAGAACTCCTCCTCACCACTCATGCCGATACAGGCAATGAAGAAGAGATCGACAAACTAAAG AAGGTGCTTGTCTCCCAGGGAGAAAAGGTGATCAACGTTGAAAGGAAACTGGACAGTAGAGTCAGTAACGATAGTGTCGAAACTATCAAACGGGACGTCACTGTAGTTAGTCAAACAGCACAGGCAGCCAAACAAAGAATAGAAACACTGGAGAGAACTATTGGCACCGCCGGACAGACTGGAG gCGCAAATGTTCAAGTTGTCGAACGCGTTGAGAAGCACGTTGGGCTTTTAGATGTCAGAATGTGTGAGATAGACCTCCAACTACAACTGCTCGAAACTATCAACCAAGAGGGCGTTCTGATGTGGAAGATACGAGATTACAGTCGGCGGAAAACGGAGGCAGTTAACGGTAAAACGCTATCGTTGTACAGTCAACCGTTTTACACCAGTCAGTACGGCTACAAACTCTGTGGGCGGGTATATCTGAATGGGGACGGAACAGGGAAAGGCACATACCTTTCCTTCTTTGTAGTTGTCATGAAGGGTGACTTTGATGCCCTGCTACAATGGCCCTTTACACTACCTGTCACTCTTATGATTTTGGATGAAAATGAAATGGGCAATCATGTACGTGAGACGTTCACACCTAACCCGGCGAGTAACAGTTTCCGCAGACCTACAACTGAGATGAACGTAGCGTGTCGCGTGCCATGCTTTCTCCAGCACACCAGACTGGAAACTGATACATATGTGAAAGACAACACCATATTCTTACGGGCAGTTGTTGATTGTTCTAAAGCAAAACCTCTGTTTTAA
- the LOC138318959 gene encoding TNF receptor-associated factor 3-like isoform X4 — MSREEGRGHEVEQHAQEGLLYHVELLLTTHADTGNEEEIDKLKKVLVSQGEKVINVERKLDSRVSNDSVETIKRDVTVVSQTAQAAKQRIETLERTIGTAGQTGGANVQVVERVEKHVGLLDVRMCEIDLQLQLLETINQEGVLMWKIRDYSRRKTEAVNGKTLSLYSQPFYTSQYGYKLCGRVYLNGDGTGKGTYLSFFVVVMKGDFDALLQWPFTLPVTLMILDENEMGNHVRETFTPNPASNSFRRPTTEMNVACRVPCFLQHTRLETDTYVKDNTIFLRAVVDCSKAKPLF; from the exons ATGTCTAGAGAAGAG GGTCGAGGACATGAAGTTGAGCAACACGCTCAGGAGGGACTACTCTACCATGTAGAACTCCTCCTCACCACTCATGCCGATACAGGCAATGAAGAAGAGATCGACAAACTAAAG AAGGTGCTTGTCTCCCAGGGAGAAAAGGTGATCAACGTTGAAAGGAAACTGGACAGTAGAGTCAGTAACGATAGTGTCGAAACTATCAAACGGGACGTCACTGTAGTTAGTCAAACAGCACAGGCAGCCAAACAAAGAATAGAAACACTGGAGAGAACTATTGGCACCGCCGGACAGACTGGAG gCGCAAATGTTCAAGTTGTCGAACGCGTTGAGAAGCACGTTGGGCTTTTAGATGTCAGAATGTGTGAGATAGACCTCCAACTACAACTGCTCGAAACTATCAACCAAGAGGGCGTTCTGATGTGGAAGATACGAGATTACAGTCGGCGGAAAACGGAGGCAGTTAACGGTAAAACGCTATCGTTGTACAGTCAACCGTTTTACACCAGTCAGTACGGCTACAAACTCTGTGGGCGGGTATATCTGAATGGGGACGGAACAGGGAAAGGCACATACCTTTCCTTCTTTGTAGTTGTCATGAAGGGTGACTTTGATGCCCTGCTACAATGGCCCTTTACACTACCTGTCACTCTTATGATTTTGGATGAAAATGAAATGGGCAATCATGTACGTGAGACGTTCACACCTAACCCGGCGAGTAACAGTTTCCGCAGACCTACAACTGAGATGAACGTAGCGTGTCGCGTGCCATGCTTTCTCCAGCACACCAGACTGGAAACTGATACATATGTGAAAGACAACACCATATTCTTACGGGCAGTTGTTGATTGTTCTAAAGCAAAACCTCTGTTTTAA
- the LOC138318959 gene encoding TNF receptor-associated factor 3-like isoform X2, with product MSREEGRGHEVEQHAQEGLLYHVELLLTTHADTGNEEEIDKLKETIQEMLKESENIPKLQDENSRLRKENQTNKKAIQDMKKVLVSQGEKVINVERKLDSRVSNDSVETIKRDVTVVSQTAQAAKQRIETLERTIGTAGQTGGANVQVVERVEKHVGLLDVRMCEIDLQLQLLETINQEGVLMWKIRDYSRRKTEAVNGKTLSLYSQPFYTSQYGYKLCGRVYLNGDGTGKGTYLSFFVVVMKGDFDALLQWPFTLPVTLMILDENEMGNHVRETFTPNPASNSFRRPTTEMNVACRVPCFLQHTRLETDTYVKDNTIFLRAVVDCSKAKPLF from the exons ATGTCTAGAGAAGAG GGTCGAGGACATGAAGTTGAGCAACACGCTCAGGAGGGACTACTCTACCATGTAGAACTCCTCCTCACCACTCATGCCGATACAGGCAATGAAGAAGAGATCGACAAACTAAAG GAAACAATACAAGAAATGCTAAAAGAATCTGAGAATATTCCAAAACTCCAGGATGAAAATAGCAGGCTGAGGAAGGAGAACCAGACAAACAAGAAAGCAATACAAGATATGAAG AAGGTGCTTGTCTCCCAGGGAGAAAAGGTGATCAACGTTGAAAGGAAACTGGACAGTAGAGTCAGTAACGATAGTGTCGAAACTATCAAACGGGACGTCACTGTAGTTAGTCAAACAGCACAGGCAGCCAAACAAAGAATAGAAACACTGGAGAGAACTATTGGCACCGCCGGACAGACTGGAG gCGCAAATGTTCAAGTTGTCGAACGCGTTGAGAAGCACGTTGGGCTTTTAGATGTCAGAATGTGTGAGATAGACCTCCAACTACAACTGCTCGAAACTATCAACCAAGAGGGCGTTCTGATGTGGAAGATACGAGATTACAGTCGGCGGAAAACGGAGGCAGTTAACGGTAAAACGCTATCGTTGTACAGTCAACCGTTTTACACCAGTCAGTACGGCTACAAACTCTGTGGGCGGGTATATCTGAATGGGGACGGAACAGGGAAAGGCACATACCTTTCCTTCTTTGTAGTTGTCATGAAGGGTGACTTTGATGCCCTGCTACAATGGCCCTTTACACTACCTGTCACTCTTATGATTTTGGATGAAAATGAAATGGGCAATCATGTACGTGAGACGTTCACACCTAACCCGGCGAGTAACAGTTTCCGCAGACCTACAACTGAGATGAACGTAGCGTGTCGCGTGCCATGCTTTCTCCAGCACACCAGACTGGAAACTGATACATATGTGAAAGACAACACCATATTCTTACGGGCAGTTGTTGATTGTTCTAAAGCAAAACCTCTGTTTTAA
- the LOC138318959 gene encoding TNF receptor-associated factor 3-like isoform X1, with translation MSREELHNHNNECPLRKQSCRFKSMGCRFEGRGHEVEQHAQEGLLYHVELLLTTHADTGNEEEIDKLKETIQEMLKESENIPKLQDENSRLRKENQTNKKAIQDMKKVLVSQGEKVINVERKLDSRVSNDSVETIKRDVTVVSQTAQAAKQRIETLERTIGTAGQTGGANVQVVERVEKHVGLLDVRMCEIDLQLQLLETINQEGVLMWKIRDYSRRKTEAVNGKTLSLYSQPFYTSQYGYKLCGRVYLNGDGTGKGTYLSFFVVVMKGDFDALLQWPFTLPVTLMILDENEMGNHVRETFTPNPASNSFRRPTTEMNVACRVPCFLQHTRLETDTYVKDNTIFLRAVVDCSKAKPLF, from the exons ATGTCTAGAGAAGAG TTACACAATCATAACAACGAATGTCCACTTCGAAAACAGTCGTGTCGCTTTAAAAGTATGGGATGTCGCTTTGAG GGTCGAGGACATGAAGTTGAGCAACACGCTCAGGAGGGACTACTCTACCATGTAGAACTCCTCCTCACCACTCATGCCGATACAGGCAATGAAGAAGAGATCGACAAACTAAAG GAAACAATACAAGAAATGCTAAAAGAATCTGAGAATATTCCAAAACTCCAGGATGAAAATAGCAGGCTGAGGAAGGAGAACCAGACAAACAAGAAAGCAATACAAGATATGAAG AAGGTGCTTGTCTCCCAGGGAGAAAAGGTGATCAACGTTGAAAGGAAACTGGACAGTAGAGTCAGTAACGATAGTGTCGAAACTATCAAACGGGACGTCACTGTAGTTAGTCAAACAGCACAGGCAGCCAAACAAAGAATAGAAACACTGGAGAGAACTATTGGCACCGCCGGACAGACTGGAG gCGCAAATGTTCAAGTTGTCGAACGCGTTGAGAAGCACGTTGGGCTTTTAGATGTCAGAATGTGTGAGATAGACCTCCAACTACAACTGCTCGAAACTATCAACCAAGAGGGCGTTCTGATGTGGAAGATACGAGATTACAGTCGGCGGAAAACGGAGGCAGTTAACGGTAAAACGCTATCGTTGTACAGTCAACCGTTTTACACCAGTCAGTACGGCTACAAACTCTGTGGGCGGGTATATCTGAATGGGGACGGAACAGGGAAAGGCACATACCTTTCCTTCTTTGTAGTTGTCATGAAGGGTGACTTTGATGCCCTGCTACAATGGCCCTTTACACTACCTGTCACTCTTATGATTTTGGATGAAAATGAAATGGGCAATCATGTACGTGAGACGTTCACACCTAACCCGGCGAGTAACAGTTTCCGCAGACCTACAACTGAGATGAACGTAGCGTGTCGCGTGCCATGCTTTCTCCAGCACACCAGACTGGAAACTGATACATATGTGAAAGACAACACCATATTCTTACGGGCAGTTGTTGATTGTTCTAAAGCAAAACCTCTGTTTTAA
- the LOC138318955 gene encoding TNF receptor-associated factor 3-like: protein MSLETDGGIPSNSLQFKSSFRNPVGKPNFVSDPKEENRCPVCQSVLSNAIQLLCGHHVCQDDIERILQRSKTGTCHVQGCAMVFTSQDIFPDVCKRREISNLMVYCQYKDLGCPEKLPWKDLSKHESVCKYQGRQCEQCRQVVLFSELEHHISNTCEQREIECQYCRDRIIVSTIQNHHDSECRLFPVECPNQCGARDIVREQVRSHLAECPLQKAVCPFVKHGCTFEGSDEQLEVHKKEGIVTHVDLLVNGKIATNQEYGAALADMKAMLDKVIKENALIPKLIEENEKLQKESKANKMSIQEMKKVLASNGERVIQTGRKLEDKASVETVNKLQQEVAVIKGVVQESNKRMSNIERSGMTVGYDGGGQPNATANVEKQVGLLDIRMSELDLRLQLQETVNHDGVLMWKLKDYGRRKRDAINGKTLSLYSQPFYTSKYGYKLCGRVYLNGDGTGKGTHLSFFMVVMRGDFDALLPWPFQLPVTMKLLDQNGTRQHIAEHFMPSVTSNSFKRPTTEMNVACGVPCFALHSKLETETYLKDDTIFLRIEVDCKNIPALY from the exons ATGTCACTAGAAACAGATGGTGGAATTCCGTCGAATTCATTACAATTCAAGTCATCATTCAGGAATCCTGTTGGTAAACCGAACTTCGTGTCTGATCCAAAGGAAGAGAACAGATGTCCCGTTTGTCAATCAGTACTATCGAATGCTATACAACTACTCTGTGGTCATCACGTCTGTCAGGACGATATTGAACGCATCTTACAACGTAGCAAGACAGGAACATGTCATGTACAAGGCTGTGCAATGGTATTTACAAGCCAAGAT ATATTTCCAGATGTGTGTAAACGACGCGAAATATCGAACCTTATGGTATACTGTCAGTATAAGGACTTAGGCTGTCCAGAGAAGCTTCCATGGAAAGACCTTTCC AAACACGAATCTGTCTGTAAATACCAAGGACGCCAGTGTGAACAATGTCGACAAGTCGTACTGTTCTCAGAGCTGGAGCACCACATATCAAACACATGTGAACAAAGGGAAATAGAATGTCAGTATTGTCGGGATCGCATCATCGTTAGTACAATCCAG AATCACCATGACTCGGAATGTAGACTTTTCCCAGTGGAGTGTCCTAACCAGTGTGGGGCCCGGGATATTGTGCGGGAACAG GTCAGGAGCCACTTAGCAGAATGTCCACTACAGAAGGCTGTGTGCCCATTTGTCAAACATGGCTGTACATTTGAG GGTAGTGATGAACAACTGGAAGTTCATAAAAAGGAGGGAATCGTAACACATGTAGATTTACTAGTTAACGGAAAGATCGCCACAAACCAAGAGTATGGAGCAGCCCTGGCAGATATGAAG GCTATGTTGGATAAAGTCATAAAAGAGAATGCCTTGATACCCAAACTCATcgaagaaaatgaaaaacttcaaaAGGAGAGTAAAGCCAACAAGATGTCTATCCAGGAAATGAAG AAAGTCCTTGCAAGTAATGGCGAGAGGGTGATACAGACCGGACGGAAGTTGGAGGATAAAGCGTCCGTGGAGACCGTCAACAAACTCCAACAGGAAGTGGCGGTGATAAAGGGTGTAGTTCAGGAGTCCAATAAGAGGATGTCGAACATAGAACGATCTGGAATGACAGTGGGATACGACGGGG GGGGACAACCGAACGCCACAGCTAATGTAGAGAAACAGGTTGGTTTACTGGACATCAGGATGAGTGAGTTGGACCTGAGACTTCAACTACAGGAGACTGTCAACCACGACGGGGTCCTGATGTGGAAACTCAAAGATTACGGCAGACGAAAACGTGACGCTATTAACGGAAAGACTCTGTCCTTGTACAGTCAACCGTTCTACACGAGTAAATACGGATACAAACTTTGTGGAAGAGTTTATCTGAATGGCGATGGAACCGGCAAAGGTACACACCTCTCGTTCTTCATGGTGGTGATGCGTGGCGACTTTGATGCTCTCCTTCCTTGGCCTTTCCAACTCCCGGTTACCATGAAACTATTAGACCAAAACGGAACCAGACAACACATCGCCGAACATTTTATGCCAAGCGTAACTAGTAACAGCTTCAAAAGACCGACAACGGAAATGAACGTTGCGTGCGGAGTTCCTTGTTTTGCTCTTCATTCTAAATTAGAAACGGAGACGTACCTCAAAGACGACACGATTTTTCTCAGAATAGAAGTGGACTGTAAAAACATTCCAGCCTTGTATTAA